One Branchiostoma lanceolatum isolate klBraLanc5 chromosome 18, klBraLanc5.hap2, whole genome shotgun sequence DNA window includes the following coding sequences:
- the LOC136424546 gene encoding alpha-tectorin-like, with protein MGSCSRVTTDRVTCSAWGDPHYRTFDGKRFNFQGNCKYVLSRGMDFKVSARNVHRRGNTRVSFVDAVEFELYGNLITITQGKEVFINGVKWTLPICLGGLASVTQQGNNIVIDTILCVTVTYDGSHRVTVELPPHLAPTVGGLCGNANGIQGDDLVKPDLTPAVDPVEFGNSWVAHDDVSCPAVLASQQFDISQADQAFVQELESQQFCGHLQDTNSPFSACFAAVAPGEYIDTCVYDMAASGGTSDHSLMCENFENCS; from the exons ATGGGTTCCTGTTCTCGTGTTACCACAGACAGGGTCACGTGCTCTGCGTGGGGAGATCCTCACTACAGAACGTTCGACGGGAAGAGGTTCAATTTCCAG GGTAACTGCAAGTACGTCCTGTCCAGAGGGATGGACTTCAAAGTCTCGGCCAGGAATGTGCACAGGCGAGGAAACACCCGCGTGTCGTTTGTTGACGCCGTGGAGTTCGAGCTGTACGGAAACCTCATTACAATTACACAGGGCAAGGAGGTCTTC ATCAATGGAGTGAAGTGGACGCTGCCGATCTGCCTGGGCGGCCTGGCGTCCGTCACGCAGCAGGGGAACAACATCGTCATCGACACCATCCTCTGCGTCACTGTGACGTACGATGGCAGCCACCG TGTTACCGTGGAGCTTCCCCCTCACCTTGCCCCGACGGTTGGCGGTCTCTGTGGCAACGCGAACGGTATCCAAGGAGACGACCTGGTCAAACCTGACCTGACCCCGGCCGTTGACCCTGTGGAGTTCGGAAACAGCTGGGTGGCTCATGATGACGTCAG CTGCCCCGCCGTGCTTGCTTCCCAGCAGTTCGACATCTCCCAGGCCGACCAGGCGTTTGTGCAGGAGCTGGAGAGTCAGCAGTTCTGCGGACATCTACAGGACACCAACAGTCCGTTCAGCGCCTGTTTCGCCGCGGTCGCACCCGGAGAGTACATCGACACGTGTGTGTACGATATGGCGGCGTCTGGAGGCACGAGTGATCACAGCCTCATGTGTGAAAACTTCGAG AACTGCAGCTGa
- the LOC136424514 gene encoding zonadhesin-like has translation MCLTWGISLWTILSVKTFLNNVVGHFNIGPSATQVGVVQYSSTPQQEFALNAHSSLAGLQQAISDIAVIGRGTSTGSALTFARDLALQHFSGARPGVPKIVVVVTDGRSGDDVILPSQNLHSDGVITFAIGVTEMINYQELSAIAGSPDRVSTVFDFDALDDIKETLSSQLCEVETTTLKPTTTTTQTPKPTTTTTQTPKPTTTPTPATLPTPKPTTLKPVTPQEDAPMSNDVVNIGNECLGDVLCGDRVTCSARGDPHYRTFDGKRFNFQGNCKYVLSRGQDFTVSARNANRRGNMRVSFVDSVDFTLYGQTVSITQGKEVFVNGLKITLPYCIGGFASISQQGNNIVIDTVLCITVTFDGNHHVTVELPAHLAGHVGGLCGNANGLQGDDLVKPDLTPAQNGVEFGNSWVAEDDLSCPAVLADQQFDIAQADQAFVQELESQQFCGQMQASSSPFSACFAAVEPAGFMDDCVYDMAATGSTADHAIICENFEGYVQACGAAGIHIEGWREQTGCALQCPPHSHYSYSTSACQDSCRTPTASSACGLPDVEGCECDPGYIWSGMTCVEPRDCGCLHEMNYHTLGEQWGTEDGQQCECQPNFQVSCAPMSCLPGAVWSLQDGVYGCHQVPTLKPTTTTTQTPKPTTTPTPTTTTPTPTTTTQTPKPTTTPTPPASIAACQMQADIVFVVDGSASVPGYEFEKI, from the exons ATGTGTTTGACTTGGGGCATCTCTTTGTGGACAATACTATCA GTTAAGACGTTCCTGAACAACGTTGTTGGGCACTTCAACATCGGCCCGTCGGCTACCCAGGTGGGGGTGGTGCAGTACAGCTCGACTCCGCAGCAGGAGTTcgctctgaacgcgcacagctcTCTGGCCGGGCTGCAGCAGGCCATCAGTGACATCGCTGTCATCGGCCGCGGGACGAGCACTG GCTCCGCGCTGACGTTTGCCCGTGACCTTGCCCTGCAACATTTTAGCGGCGCTCGGCCGGGAGTGCCCAAGATCGTGGTGGTGGTGACGGACGGAAGGTCTGGGGACGACGTCATCCTCCCCTCTCAG AATCTCCATAGCGACGGCGTGATCACGTTCGCCATCGGTGTGACGGAGATGATTAACTACCAGGAGCTGTCCGCCATCGCCGGGAGTCCGGACCGAGTCTCGACTGTCTTCGACTTCGACGCCTTGGACGATATTAAGGAGACGCTGTCGTCTCAGCTGTGCGAAG TGGAGACCACGACATTGAAACCAACAACAACTACAACCCAAACTCCTAAACCTACAACGACTACAACCCAAACACCCAAGCCAACCACAACCCCAACGCCGGCTACTCTCCCCACTCCTAAGCCGACAACTTTGAAGCCTGTAACACCACAAGAGGATGCGCCAA TGAGCAACGACGTTGTGAACATCGGAAACGAATGTCTCGGAGACGTGTTATGCGGAG ACCGGGTCACGTGTTCAGCGAGGGGAGATCCCCACTACAGAACGTTTGATGGGAAGAGGTTCAACTTCCAG GGCAACTGTAAGTACGTGCTATCCCGAGGCCAGGACTTCACGGTTTCCGCCAGGAACGCTAACAGGAGAGGGAACATGCGTGTGTCGTTTGTGGACTCCGTGGACTTTACCTTATATGGGCAGACAGTCTCCATAACCCAGGGCAAGGAGGTCTTT GTGAACGGACTGAAGATTACCCTTCCCTACTGTATCGGAGGTTTCGCGTCCATCTCCCAGCAGGGAAACAACATCGTCATCGACACCGTCCTGTGCATCACCGTCACGTTTGATGGAAACCACCA CGTTACAGTGGAGCTGCCTGCCCACCTTGCCGGCCATGTTGGCGGTCTCTGTGGCAACGCGAACGGTCTCCAAGGAGACGACCTGGTGAAACCTGACCTGACCCCGGCACAGAACGGCGTGGAGTTCGGTAACAGCTGGGTGGCTGAAGACGACCTcag CTGCCCCGCGGTTCTTGCGGACCAGCAGTTTGACATCGCCCAGGCCGACCAGGCGTTTGTGCAG GAGCTGGAGAGTCAGCAGTTCTGCGGGCAGATGCAGGCCTCCAGCAGCCCCTTCAGCGCCTGTTTCGCCGCGGTCGAACCTGCCGGCTTCATGGACGACTGCGTGTACGACATGGCGGCGACGGGCAGTACGGCGGACCACGCCATCATTTGTGAAAACTTCGAG GGGTACGTCCAAGCCTGTGGAGCGGCCGGGATTCACATAGAAGGGTGGAGGGAACAGACCGGCTGTG CGCTGCAGTGCCCTCCCCACAGCCACTACTCGTACTCCACCTCTGCCTGCCAGGACAGCTGCCGGACCCCGACTGCCTCCTCCGCGTGCGGCCTGCCCGATGTGGAGGGCTGCGAGTGTGACCCGGGCTACATCTGGAGCGGCATGACGTGTGTAGAACCAAGGGACTGCGGATGTCTGCACGAGATGAACTATCACACG CTCGGGGAGCAGTGGGGAACAGAAGACGGGCAGCAGTGCGAGTGCCAGCCGAACTTCCAGGTCAGCTGCGCCCCGATGTCCTGCCTGCCTGGGGCGGTGTGGAGTCTGCAGGATGGCGTCTACGGTTGTCACCAGG TTCCAACATTGAAACCTACAACAACTACAACCCAGACTCCCAAGCCAACCACAACGCCGACACCAACTACAACAACGCCGACACCAACTACAACAACTCAGACACCGAAGCCGACTACAACGCCCACTCCCCCCGCCTCCATCGCGGCCTGCCAGATGCAAGCTGACATCGTGTTTGTTGTTGACGGCTCCGCCAGTGTACCGGGATACGAGTTCGAGAAG atctaa